In Zalophus californianus isolate mZalCal1 chromosome 16, mZalCal1.pri.v2, whole genome shotgun sequence, the sequence tggaggaaagacctaaatgtgaggcaggaatccatcaaaatccttgacaacacaagcagcaacctcttcctagacacatcgccaaaggcaaggaaagcaagggcaaaaatgaactattggcacttcatcaagataagaagcttttgcacagcaaaggaaacagtcaacaacacCAAGACAactgacaggatgggagaaggtatttgcaaatgacatatcagataaagggctagtatccaaaatctataaagaacttatcaaactcaacacccaaagaacaaataatccaatcaagaaatgggcagaagtcatgaacagacatttctgcaaagaagacatccaaacggctaACAAACACCTGAAAAAGTGTCCAACATctctcggcattagggaaatccaaatcaaaacctcaatgagataccacctcacagcagtcagaatggctaaaattaacaagtcaggaaacgacagttgttggcgaagatgcagagaaaggggaaccctcctatattgttggtgggaatgcaagctggtgcagccactctggaaaacagtatggaggttcctccaaaagttgaaaatagagctaccctatgacccagcaattgcactactggctatcacaaatgtagtgatccgaaggggcacatgcaccccaatgtttatagcagcaatgtccacaatagccaaactgtggaaagagcctagatgtccatcaacagatgaatggataaagaagatgtggcatacacacacacacacacacacacacacacacacacacacacacaatggaatattacgcagccatcaaaaaatgaaatcttgccatttgcaatgtgaatggaactagagtattatgctaagtgaaataagtcaatcagagaaagataagtaccatatgatctcactgataggaggattttgagaaataagacagaggatcataggggaagggagggaaaaatgaaagatgaaaccagagagggagaaaaaccataagagactcttaatctcaggaaacaaactgagggtttctggaggggaaggggatgggagggatggagtggctgggtgatggacattggggagggtatgtgagcactgtgaattgtgtaagactgatgaatcacagacctgtacctctgaaataaataatacattatatgttaataaaaaaattaagaaaaaaaactttgcaCTTACagtcaaattatttttgacaagAATGCCAAGAccgtggggaaaggacagtctcttcaacaaatggtgctgggaaaactggatctccacatgcaaaagaatgagattCTTATCTAATATTTATcaaacaccatatacaaaaattaactcaaaatggattacctAAATCTAAggctgaaaacaataaaacttttagaagaaaatgtaggacaAAAGTTTTGCAgcattggatttggcagtgatttcttggatacgACATCAAAGGTACagccaacaaaataaaaaacagacatgTTGgacttaatgaaaatttaaaatttcactatccacagagtaaaaaggcaacccctagaatgagagaaataatttacaaatcATGTGTCTGATAAGGAtctatatccagaatatatagagaactcctaaaattcaacaacaacaaaaaaatccaattcaAAATTGGGTAAGGacttgaatacacatttctccaaagaagatacatgaatagtcaatcaagaaaagatgctcaacatcactattaggaaatgcaaatcaaaactacaatgagttaccacctcacattTTTTACGGTGGCTActatggaagaaacagaaaacaagtgttggcaaaaatgtTTCAATTTAGAACTgctgtgcactattggtgggaatgtaagacagtatagtcactttggaaagcggtatggtggttcctcaaaaaattaaaaatagaattaccatatgactaggggcgcctgggtggctcagttggttaagcggctgccttcagctcaggtcatgatcctggggtcttgggatcgagccccacatctggctccctgctcagcagagagcctgcttctccctctccatctgcctgacactctgcctacttgtgctctctctctctctcaaataaataaataaaacctttttaaaaaattaccatatgacccaacaatatattccacttctgaatatttacccaaaagaattgaaagcagggtctcccAAGAGATATTTCTATaccaatgttcatggcagcattatagCTAAAATGTGCAACCAACAGTGTCCATAAATGGATGAAGGGACAAGCAAAATGTggtaaatacaatggaatattattcagctttaaaaaggaaagaaattctgcaGTAAGCTACAACGTaggtgaaccttgaggacattatgctaagtgaaataacacaatcacaaaaagaaaacaccatatgattccattttttttttttagttacttaCAATAGTCCAAATGCTAAAGACAAAGTATAATGCTGGTTGTCAGGGCTGGGGTAGGGGGAGAATAGGGAGTTACTGTTTAACAGGTATAGAGTttttgtttgggatgatgaaaaagttctagaaatggatAGTGAGTGGTGATGGCCTCACAACATTGTTATTGTACTTCATGACAAtgcattgtacacttaaaaatggctaaaatggtaaatttacaagatgaaaagagggggatggatggtgatgatgtttgcataacagtgtgaatgtatttaataccactaaACTATACACGTCagaatagttaagatggtaaacgTTGTGTGTGTTTTACcccagtaaatttttttaaattatggaacaACCGGAAGTGGGCTAATGAGAAATTGTGTCATACAGATTTATTGACACAGAAAGATGTCCCTGACATATTATTGACTAATGCTAGTAATAGGATGCTAGTAGATACATTATGACCCcatgaaaatgtataaataaatgtctACATGTGACAAATGCATAAATATCTAGAAAGATGCTTATTAAAGTAGTAAAATGGTCTTTTCAGGTGATTTCAATTTGTTATAATGCTCTTTAAGCTATTTTCAGTTTGGAGAATAGAAGGGGTTTAGGAATACTTAAATCAGTTGGAGGTAGGACTATAATGTCATTATAATTAAGTAACCATAAATGTAGTCAATTTTATTAGAATTCACTTGAAGAAAAACTGCTTAACAGAAAGGAATGATTAGTGTAAAGcgtagaaaaatgaaattttaggagCCAGACACTGGGGATGGATGCTCAGTTAAAGCATTGTGGGGTGGGTGTATGAGGGGTGCACTTTGTATGTCTAGGGCTCTGTGACAGGTGTTGCCCTCTTGGGGATCATCATACTAACTTCTTGATCCAATTCCATGTTCACCAAGCAAATTTCTTCCTCTTGAAGTTGGTCTTTCTATAAGGAGAGAATGACCTGGCTTTCCAATCCACTCAACAGTTGTGTGTCTCAAAGTATATTAGTAAGTTGCTATTCTGGTTTAtatattgggctctgtgcttggttaATGAGAGTCAACACTAGAGAAATTGATTCTGCATAATCTATTGCTACATAAGAAGTCACCTCCAAAACTTAATGACTTAAAGTAGCAAtaatcattgtattttatttatttatttgagagggtggggaagggcccAAGCatgagcaggcggaggggcagagggggaagcagactccccgctgagcaaggagcccaacttggggcttgattccaggaccctgggatcacagcctgagctgaaggcagacacttaactgactgagccacccaggtgccccagaaataacTGTTTATTGTCTCTAACAGTTTTTATATGTCAGGAATTCGGAAGTGGCTCAGCTAGGCAGTTGTGGCTCAGGATCTCTCCTGAGGTTACAGTTTGATGCATTTCCAATTTGGCTTACTCACATGACTAGCAAATTGGTCTGGACTGTTGACTAGGGACCTCAGTTCCTTTCTACCTGGATCTCCCATTGAGTGTCCTCACCATATGGCCGCTGGTTTTCCCCAGAGTGAGCAATCCAAGAGACCAAGACAAAAGGTGCAATGCCATTATGATCCAACATCAGAAGTCACATATCATTGGAGGACCTGGGTGGtgccgttggttaagtgtctgactcttggtttaggctcaggttgtgatattggggtcttgagatcgagccctgtgttgggctcggtactcagtgcagagtctgcttgggattctctcttcttctcccgctgcccctcctccttgtgctctctctctctcaaataaaatttattagaaagaaagagaagactgtGAGCCAGCggggcagggtggagaggggagagggagagagagaatcctcaagcagactccccgctgagtgcagagccattgtggggctccatcccaggaccccgagatcatgacctgagccgaaaccaagagtgggtcgctcaactgaccgagccactcaggcacccctaaataaataaatctttaaaaaaaaaaaaagtcacataccATCATTTCTGCTATATTCTATTGGTCACAGAGGGCAAGTCCTGATTCAGAATAAGAGGGCACAACATAAAGGCATGACTACTAGGAGGTGAGAATCATTGGGGGCCATCTGGAGACAGGCTACCACAGAGCCCATCAACCAAGTGGCCATCCCTGGCAATCCTGTCCCTCACTACATGGCTtcgattaaaaataaaacagttcaaTATTGCTTTTACACCTGTCATCACATTTTGTCTTCATTATACCCCTGCCAGTAGGAaaagcaagagaagcaagggggCATAACCCTCAAAGAACCCACCTGTGACTCAGGCACAGATTGATTAAAGTTAGACTATTTATGAGGAGGAAAATATCAAGATTCTGTGTGTGTTTTGCAACATTTATGTAAAAATCAACCTTTTGTGTTTACTTATCCTGAAATTgaacactgaaaggaaaaatatatatttttccccaatATTAAGAGAATGTAAACAAACAACTGAGCTGATTTTAATAAGATCAAAAAAGTGATAGCAGACTTAATGTTACATGTTGATAGGGTAATTCAAATTCACTCTCAATaaatttataaagagaaatataatcttcccagacaaacaaataaGCATTATATTCTCATGGTTAAAGGTTATATATTATTAAGTCATTGTATTGAAAGTAGaatctcaggggtgcctgggtgctcagtgggttaagcatcttgactcttgattttggatcaggtcaggatctcagggttgtgaaattgagccccacccCCATCGGCCACACTgtgagtggagcctgcttaaaattctctctctccctctgcccctccttctccaaaaaaaaaaaaaaaaaaaaaagaagaagaagaaagtagaatCTCAGAGGAAAGTTTTGTTCAAGTCAGCCAGTCTCAATTTTATAACAAGataccaaataaatataaataggaaCCATCTTCACTTCAACCTGGCTTACTCTTAGTATTTTCAAGATATCTGGCTTATAAATATTCTTCTACTTTCATCCTTTTCTGTAAAACAAGATATAATGGTTAGCCAAGTGTTTTATGAAGACTTGTCAGTAGCTCAAGGTTTCTCAGTCTATTGAGATTCCTGTTACCTAAAAAcatgttggttttggttttaattttgtcttcAAGGTGAATTTAAAGATCCAGAAACAATGAGTCTGACCATCATATAACCACAATAATCCTTCAGAGTCAATGGTGGGATGTGGATATGGTAGAGAGGAGCCtgtgaaagggaaagaaagatgatCATGTCTCTCATCCAAAATGGTCATCCAAGATGCAAAGGCACTCTTCAAATCAAGAAAGAACCAGAGTCCATCTAATTAGGATAGCTGAGGGGAGAGGATTGTGAGAAAGGACACTAACATTTGTTATATGACCCCTACCAGACATTggtttccagatgaagaaatcaaagctCAGGAAAGTcaagtaacttgtctaaggtgCACAACTAGTCATTTATGACTGAAACCAATGACTAACTCCGAATCCTTCCTACAATCCTATGCTCACTCCTGGGCCAAGAATGTGAGAATTTATGATTTGAGCAATCTGGATTTTTAGCCCTGGGTCAACCAAACTACCTCTGAAACCTAGAAAAGCCTGGagctctattttttttacttccataCAGTGCAGTTCCAAACTAAATTGGGACAACTTTGTACTTGCATCTTACTAAAACTGGGACTAACACAGAGTGATTGAGTTGAGTAGGCCTGCCTTAGTAGGATAATCAGGCTGATTCCTTCTCTGGATGAGTCTGGGAATTCCTAGAATCTGGGGAGAATAAGGGAGAGTCCAGAGCCTTCTCTGTGTACTAGGAAAATCTGGGTTTGCTAAGAACTTGGCCAAAGACTTGGTGGTGTTAACTCCAAAGACAAATCCTCAGTTTCCTTGCAGttactgcttgagattctctgaaGGATTGTTGCTGAAGGGACATTTGGTTGGCTCAGTCGATAGaccacgcgactcttgatctcaaggtcatgatttCTAACCCCACATCGGGCACAGaatctacttaaaaacaaattgtGGCTGTATGCCAGGATGTTTAGTAGGAAGCTCCTTCCTTTATGACATCACCAGGCGGGTAGCTAAGGGGACTATTTGAGACACTCTTAGAATAACAGCTACTTTTGTGGGAGTGCAAGAACAGCAGCATTTAAAACTGAGGGTAAATTTCCAGACTTCATTAAGACCCTCAATACAAGCCAGCCAGTAAAATATGGGATCTACCCATAGGAGCTCAGTATATCGGATGGTCAAGACTAATAAAACTGGGTCCAAGGTAGCAGTTTCAGCACCAAAAGGGTCTGAGGATACTAACACAACTCTTCAGCGGGTACCAGGGTACATTCTTGCCTCGAGCTCACGAAGTGCTGCAGCCCCCAAAAGCCCTTCGCCACATCGAAAATCAGAAGCTGGGCATCTCACCACTCTCTATTCAACATCAGACTATGCTCAATCTAGCTCCCCCCAGTTAGGGCCCGGCCTTGCTGGAACACCCGTCCCTCGAGGAAATGAGACTCAATCAAAGTCAGAAACATACCGTCATCACTCTCTTCATCGAAAGAGCCAGCAGAGTCAGGTAGCTTCCCATGCTGTCCAGATGCAGCGGAACGTTAGTCCATCCAAAGAGGAATCAACACGAAGAGGCGGTGAGAGCAAGCCAGGGCGTGACATGAGTAATCGCTACTCACTAATCCCAGATGCCAAATCCTCTCGCCGGTTGAGTTTTGTAGACCAGAAGGATAACTTACAGATCTTACAAGAAGAAGACCCACCCTCCAAGGTCCAGTACCCACAAGGGGTCAGAGTTCCCCGTAGGACTTTAGTTTGCCCAAAGGATGAAGCAGTCCAAACTGAGCCCATCCGAAAGGGTTTGACTGCTACTGAGATCAGATCTTCAAGGATACCCTCTAGCCCAGAACATAGCAGTGGCCGTGTCAATGCAGACTCTCGGACAGCCCAGAGAAGGATCCCCGGCCAAGAGTTTGAAATGAATCGTCTCAGCTCAATCTTTACAGAACCCAAGACTTTGCATAGGAATATGAACATGGAATCATCCCTCAGACTCTCTGTCCTTAAGGATTTGGATGGTGGACACCGAGTTTCTATACGTCCAGATCCTGAGTCTATCCGCAAGCATTCTGTCTATGCTGACATCAAGCCCTCCCCAAAGGTCTTAATATCATCAGAAGTAGAGTCCAACCTGAGGTCCTCAACCAGAGGAGACAGTGAGGTTGGCCGCAGGGTCACCATCTCCCCAGAGGGACAGTTACTACACTCAGCATCCCGGGTGACATCTCCAGCTGTGTCTGAGAA encodes:
- the SEPTIN4 gene encoding septin-4 isoform X3; its protein translation is MGSTHRSSVYRMVKTNKTGSKVAVSAPKGSEDTNTTLQRVPGYILASSSRSAAAPKSPSPHRKSEAGHLTTLYSTSDYAQSSSPQLGPGLAGTPVPRGNETQSKSETYRHHSLHRKSQQSQVASHAVQMQRNVSPSKEESTRRGGESKPGRDMSNRYSLIPDAKSSRRLSFVDQKDNLQILQEEDPPSKVQYPQGVRVPRRTLVCPKDEAVQTEPIRKGLTATEIRSSRIPSSPEHSSGRVNADSRTAQRRIPGQEFEMNRLSSIFTEPKTLHRNMNMESSLRLSVLKDLDGGHRVSIRPDPESIRKHSVYADIKPSPKVLISSEVESNLRSSTRGDSEVGRRVTISPEGQLLHSASRVTSPAVSENPPKPVFVAPEHSYKQHTQRPSESLCMSPRPSRKPSVQGELELSPRPLPPRSLPRYGPDSSWWTLLNPEGETPQSRPTTPDFESKSPPPPDPLLSFFEMDSTPFCEEMMFQREKASPSPPLPAATPPPLALPKESPNRAPLSKVPQALKCSSKQASQRFSAFFLDVSEEMYNRVIWWLKDEELYSDA